The Thalassotalea piscium sequence ACCCGATAAGATTCAAAACACTTTAAGATATTTACACGATTAAATTGATCTATTTTTAGTACATTTAAATAAATCATAAACTTCGGAACTATATGAGATAATGTTTTACGATAGCCTTCAGTCCCCTCATCAAGAACAAATGTTATATAATTTGCAGCGTATAAAGCCGCAAATATCAATCGCTTCTCTTGTGATTCTCCATCTTTGAGAATTATGATTTGCGACTTTGCCCCCTGATATTCGGGAACAATAAATCTATCCACATCAAATGGCTCAAAATCAACTGCTCTAACTGTTTTTTTGCTCGAAAATTCGGCCAGCATCTCAGCTTGTTGCTTTAATAAGCTAGCTTCAACGTTATCCATATGAGCACTCCAAGTATGATTTTTCTTGATCACGCTTTTCCTTAGCAGACCTTATGTATTTTCTTGTTGTTATTGGAGCATCTTTGCCCTGAGCTTCATGACCCAATAATTCTGCTACTAGCAAATATGGCCTAGATAAATGCGTAACACTTTCAAGCTCAAGCCCATCTTCCTCAATAGCATCATGGAACTTATCTGTACCATAAGAATGCCTGAGAATGTGGTATGAATGTTTATCGTCCAGCATATGAAGATAATCTGGTAATAGTCCTTGCTGTTGTTTATCAATTACTAAGCCCTGCGTCTCACTAAAATCTCTAGAGCCTTGGTATTCCTTAATCCCATGTACAACACCACTTTTAGGATCTGTTAACAACAAGCTATCCTCAGCACATTCGGGTCTTTCAGTCTCGTAATAAAGTTTAAATCGCAACATGACATCACGTGGAATATAAATCCATCTAGAAATGCCGCCAACACCACCTCTGCGGCCTTTAGTATATTTACCTTGAAGCCAATATTTGAACTCTTGCTTTTGTTTGTTAAAGGGCTTATTGAGTTTTGTTTCAATATCTATTTCCTTGCAAAACGATTTTATTCCTGAATATGATCGGCCACCAACTTTAAAATCGCTTAGTAATAATCCCATATTTTCCTTTGTACGAAGGCCGCATTCTCCACCTGCACGCAAAATACATTCGACTCGCAGGCTTTTAGCATTTGCATAAAGTTCAGCTCGCATGCGTGGAGACAAATACTTAATAACATTTCTCCTTTTAGTATTATCCCTTGCAATAGATTTGTTTTCACTTTTGACACTGATCTCTTTAATGTTGGTAAATCCATTGAAAGCTAAATAGTTGTAGTAATATATTAAGCCTGAGACAGCTTTTTCGATCATTTTCTCGCTGGTATTACGATCTAAAATCAATACATTATTTATGTAATAATTGATTACTTCTTCAGGTAAGTTGTGGTGTGTAGTTAGCGAAATTGTAGATGAGTTTTCTGAATAACTTTCAAGCCATAAAAGAAACTTTCTCAACTCATAAAAGAATTCGGTAATTTTTTTCTTTGATAACGTTACTTTATTTAGCTCAGCGTCTTTAATTCGGCGCTTTCCAGACCCATCGATCCATGTTAATTTGTATACTTGTCTATTTTTATAAAGCGAATGTAAATATAAGTTGGGTAGCAACAATGGAATACCATCAGAGTCACACATCATCTTTGTTTTATATTTTTCACTTTGAAAGTTATACATCATCTATTTCTCACACCACGTCTAATTACATACTAATTTATCTTTCAAACAATGGATACATTTTTATATTTATTAGTGGGTGTCTGTTTTCCTTTGGTCATGGTGGTGAAGTGGCGCTACATTTTATGATGCGCGATCACGGTGGCTTTGAAGGCAACGGTCAAACCTTGCGTATTGTGTCTAATTTAGAGCCTTTTAGTGAAAGTAACGGGATGAATTTAGCCCGAAGAACCCTACTTGGCTTAATTAAATATCCCCAAACACTTGAGCAACTTACTGCCAAAAAAACACCAAATATTCCAACCTCGTTTCGACAATTAAAAGCCAATGACTGGCACCCGCCTAAGGGTATTTATCAAGATGACTTAGATACATTAAACTGGATATTAGCACCTTTATCTGAAAAGGATAAAGCCCAATTTCAACAAATTAATGTGCGCAAAACAGGCCATAACAAAACCATTTATAAGTCGCTTGACTGTTCAATAATGGAATTAGCTGATGATATTGCCTACGGGATTCATGATTTGGAAGACGCCATTGTAACAGGCGTAGTAAGGCGAGAAGATTTTGAGCAACACGTTATTAATAAACTTCAACATTTAAATGATGAATGGCTACAGCAAATCAGTAATCATTTATCAAAACAACTCTTTAGCCAGAAAACCTATCAGCAAAAAGAAGCGATTGGCGGTTTAGTTAATTACTTGATCACCGCTATTACACTCGTTGATTTAAATGAAACTGCAGGCACCAAATTTGAAGAGCCACTGTTACGTTACAATGCACAGCATCCAAAAGTTGCCCGACAAGCATTACAAATATTTAAAGACTTTGTTTTCGACTTTGTGATCAAACGCACTGAAATTCAACATCATGAATACCGCGGCCAACAAATAGTAATGGAGTTATTTGAAGCGCTAGCTTCAGATCCTATGCGTTTATTACCTAATAATGCCCGTAACCGTTATCAACATGCGGTTGAAAATGGATTAAACAGTTACCGCGTTATTGCTGATTATGTATCAGGTATGACTGATGACTTTGCGACGAATCTTTATCAAAGTTTATTTGTGCCAAGTAATACTCGTAATCACCACGACTTACATATTTAATAGCCCAAAAATGCTTGATATTTACATGGGTGAAAGCGCCCAAAAAACACTATTAACACAAGTAAGTAATCATCAAATCCTCAGCCACAAGTATAGACGACAATTTTCAGCTCACCCCAGTATTTTGATGAAGTTGCGGATAATGCTATATCCGTGATACGGTGTGTTTCATATTCAAATACTTTTGAATATGAAACACAATATGTAGTCAAGGATGATTATTGTGATGAGCAAATCAATAGATAGGCTTTTTAAATCATCATTAACGTCCTTGAATGATACATGTTAAATTAACTATTATTTAAGGATTAATAATATGAAAGCATTGAAAGTTGCCGTATTAGCATTTGCTAGCATAATAACATTATCATCAACCGCTCAAACGTTAAACACAAATGAACTTAGCGGTAAAGAGTTGCTTCAGGAGTTTAATTACAATTATCCTGAGTTAGCCAATGATGATAATTTTACAAAAATGGTTTACCACAACAAAATAACTGGAATTAAAGTTTTTCTCTCTAAAAATATGCCGTTATTAAAATTTAAAACGGTTGTCAAAGGTGGTGACATAACACCTCAATTTGCTGTTCAATGCGCTGATAATGAAGATGAAGTTTGTACAACAACAACAAAGAATGGGCGCGTAATAAAGCAGTCATGTGAATGTGTTGCTGGTGGAGAATAAAACATTTACACTTTCCCCTCCTATTGAACCCCTAGTAATTTAACAAAGCTTACTATCGGCTTAAAGTTGCATTAAAGAAATACAAATTATTTATTAGAACAAAATAACTAAATACATTCTAGACAAGGAATTCATGTGAATAAAACATTTTTCTTTCCATTACTTTTTTCAGTCACAGCTTTAGCTACGGAGCAAGTTCCAAAATTAAGTGGAACCATTAATATATCTGTTAATTCAGGCACTATTGACGCCAATTTCCAACTTGATAACATTCCCAAAATTAAAGACTACTTAATATTCTTAAATACAGGATTCAACATTCAATATTTTAGAAATGACAAAGATAAATTCAATTATGCATTTGAAAAATCTTATAATACTAATTTTTCATATGAGAGCTTTGGTTATTACTTTCCAGACAATACAGGTAAAAATAAATTTTTACCTGCTTCTATACAATTTAAATATACAGGAAAATTTCCAGTTATTGATAATATGGACAAAGCAAGTGATCGAGGAGACTGGAAGGGGAATATAGCTTTCAATGGAAAAACTATTCGAGCAGACGGACTTCAAACCGCATGGTATCCCGTTTTATATGATATTGAAAAAGATAAGCGATATGACGCGGTAACTTATGACATTGAAGTTACTTGCATAGATTGTAAATCAATTTATGTAAATGGTAGTGATCCTATTTCAGCCACGCACGGAATATTTAAAAGAGAAGAGCTGACATCGGTCGCTTTGTTCGCAGGTGATTATGATATTGATAAACAAAACAATAGTTATTACTTAAATTCAGGATTATCAAAGCAACAAATGTCTGAGTTAGGAAATATAACAGCTTCATTCAAACAGTATTATCAATATAATCTGAATTTACCTTATGGTGAAAATGTTGTTTATATTCACACCACACCTACATCGAAAAAAGATTCTTGGATGTTTGTGACTTACCCATTAATTGTAGCCATAAACCATGAAAAAAATGGGTTAAGTGGTTTAGTTGACCAAGATAAATCAGGTTGGTTTAAGCCTTATATTGCTCATGAATTAGCACATTATTATTTTGGTACTTATCGTGTATTTAATTCAGAACTTGGTGACATGTTTTCAGAATCATTAGCAGAATATCTTTCATTAAAGTTAACAAAAAAATTAATTGATGAAAAAGTTTACTTAGAAAACATAAATAAGAAACTAAGTAATTTAGCAGACAAAAACTTTGTCGCAATTAAAAATATTAAAAATAAATCTGATTACAGTAACAGAAATCGTTATGTCTACACTTATGCTCCTATTGTTTGGTTAGCTATTGAAAAGGAAATAGGTGAGGAAAAAATGTGGCTATGGATCAATAAGATGCTTACTGTTGAAACAGAATTCACCGATTATAAATTTATGATAAAAACATTAGCTGAAGTGTTAGACGATGATGAAAAATTGGCCTTCTTAGTTGAAAATTATTTTGCAAATAAAGAAGCAATAAATCAAGCCAAAATT is a genomic window containing:
- a CDS encoding anti-phage deoxyguanosine triphosphatase; this encodes MEYHQSHTSSLFYIFHFESYTSSISHTTSNYILIYLSNNGYIFIFISGCLFSFGHGGEVALHFMMRDHGGFEGNGQTLRIVSNLEPFSESNGMNLARRTLLGLIKYPQTLEQLTAKKTPNIPTSFRQLKANDWHPPKGIYQDDLDTLNWILAPLSEKDKAQFQQINVRKTGHNKTIYKSLDCSIMELADDIAYGIHDLEDAIVTGVVRREDFEQHVINKLQHLNDEWLQQISNHLSKQLFSQKTYQQKEAIGGLVNYLITAITLVDLNETAGTKFEEPLLRYNAQHPKVARQALQIFKDFVFDFVIKRTEIQHHEYRGQQIVMELFEALASDPMRLLPNNARNRYQHAVENGLNSYRVIADYVSGMTDDFATNLYQSLFVPSNTRNHHDLHI